One Trichomycterus rosablanca isolate fTriRos1 chromosome 12, fTriRos1.hap1, whole genome shotgun sequence DNA window includes the following coding sequences:
- the csrnp3 gene encoding cysteine/serine-rich nuclear protein 3 isoform X1, producing MEHVSAGPRCGLAASMSGILKRKFEEVEGASPCSSLRESEEEEISSSESGDSSDSVNPSACHFTPSSILKREKRMRTQRVHFEKVTVYYFSRRQGFTSVPSQGGSTLGMSSRHSSVRQYTLGEFANEQERIHRDMLRDHLKEEKLNSIKLRLTKNGSVESEEANTLTLEDISDDDLDLDNTEVDEYFFLQPLTTKKRRALLRASGVKKIDVEEKHELRAIRVSREDCGCDCRLFCDPETCTCSLAGIKCQVDRMSFPCGCTKEGCSNAAGRIEFNPIRVRTHFLHTIMKLELEKSREQQQSSTPGTATVSTPNGNGYHSDTNGHCTVPLTTGQHALEYQVSDSVQQSAMMHLQAVDDMDEALEEEDDEEEEEEEEEEDDEEDDENEEEESSSLCSLSDSSTQSLANSDSEEEDDDVGDVDKEEEFEERLSVAALPHSEVVSSSSVMCYSENTITQENQTNGNAYFINSSAEYYQMENASAASLLAETNQASESYIGDSTLYQDRVNNANRVMPPGAFNMTADHYTDYSQPPEEQYTNHHFSLNNGSTAIVSCCEPQQDKSMPSKGTFHSQSGELNPMEFQNYLNNNTQDAYSTNGNCFVVEQPKKVSHSLSEVPSLADATKGPPVLEPFTEPTPV from the exons ATGGAGCACGTCAGTGCAGGACCCAG GTGTGGTCTGGCGGCAAGCATGAGTGGAATTTTGAAGAGGAAGTTTGAAGAGGTGGAGGGAGCGTCCCCATGCTCCTCACTGAGGGAGTCAGAGGAGGAGGAGATTTCGAGCAGCGAGAGTGGAGACAGTAGTGACAGCGTCAACCCCTCTGCCTGCCACTTCACAC CCTCGTCTATCCTCAAACGTGAGAAGCGGATGAGGACTCAGAGGGTGCATTTTGAGAAGGTGACGGTGTATTACTTTAGCCGGCGACAGGGCTTTACCAGCGTGCCCAGTCAGGGTGGCAGTACCCTGGGCATGTCGAGTAGACACAGCTCTGTACGGCAATACACCCTGGGTGAGTTTGCCAATGAGCAGGAGCGCATACACAGAGACATGCTGAGGGACCACCTGAAAGAGGAAAAGCTCAACTCCATTAAACTCAGG CTCACCAAAAATGGGTCTGTTGAGTCTGAAGAGGCCAACACTCTTACACTGGAGGATATCTCAGATGATGACCTGGACCTAGACAACACAGAGGTGGATGAGTACTTCTTCCTCCAGCCATTAACCACTAAGAAGCGTCGGGCTCTGCTTCGTGCATCCGGGGTCAAGAAGATCGACGTAGAGGAGAAGCACGAGCTGAGGGCCATCCGAGTGTCACGAGAAGACTGTGGTTGTGACTGCAGACTCTTCTGTGACCCTGAGACCTGCACCTGCAGCCTGGCAGGCATCAAGTGCCAG gtggacCGCATGTCATTCCCATGTGGCTGCACTAAAGAGGGCTGCAGTAATGCAGCTGGGCGGATTGAATTCAATCCTATCCGAGTGCGTACGCACTTCTTGCACACCATCATGAAGCTGGAACTAGAGAAGAGCAGAGAGCAGCAGCAGAGCTCCACCCCTGGTACAGCCACTGTTTCTACCCCTAATGGCAATGGGTACCACAGTGACACTAATGGCCACTGCACCGTCCCTCTCACCACAGGCCAACACGCTCTGGAATATCAGGTTTCTGATTCGGTCCAGCAGAGTGCCATGATGCACCTGCAAGCTGTTGATGACATGGATGAAGCTTTGGAAGAGGAAGACgatgaagaggaggaagaggaggaggaggaagaagatgatGAGGAAGATGATGAAAATGAGGAAGAGGAAAGCAGTAGTTTGTGTAGCCTGTCCGATTCGAGTACACAGAGCCTTGCGAACAGCGACTCAGAAGAGGAAGATGATGATGTCGGCGATGTTGACAAGGAAGAGGAGTTTGAGGAGAGGCTGAGTGTGGCTGCTTTGCCTCACAGTGAGGTGGTTTCTTCATCATCTGTGATGTGCTACAGTGAAAATACAATCACACAAGAAAACCAAACTAACGGCAATGCTTACTTCATCAACTCCTCAGCTGAATATTATCAGATGGAGAATGCTAGTGCAGCTTCACTTTTAGCTGAAACTAACCAGGCTAGCGAGAGCTACATAGGAGATTCAACTTTATATCAAGACAGGGTTAACAATGCCAACAGAGTGATGCCACCGGGAGCCTTTAACATGACCGCTGATCATTACACTGACTATTCACAGCCACCTGAAGAACAATACACCAACCATCATTTCAGTCTCAATAATGGATCCACAGCCATCGTTAGCTGCTGCGAACCACAACAGGACAAAAGCATGCCATCAAAAGGGACCTTCCACAGCCAATCAGGAGAGCTGAATCCAATGGAGTTCCAGAACTATCTGAACAATAACACACAAGATGCATACTCTACTAATGGGAACTGTTTTGTGGTAGAGCAGCCAAAGAAGGTTTCTCATAGCCTTTCTGAAGTTCCATCTTTAGCAGATGCTACAAAAGGACCTCCAGTACTGGAGCCTTTCACTGAGCCGACCCCAGTTTGA
- the csrnp3 gene encoding cysteine/serine-rich nuclear protein 3 isoform X2 produces the protein MSGILKRKFEEVEGASPCSSLRESEEEEISSSESGDSSDSVNPSACHFTPSSILKREKRMRTQRVHFEKVTVYYFSRRQGFTSVPSQGGSTLGMSSRHSSVRQYTLGEFANEQERIHRDMLRDHLKEEKLNSIKLRLTKNGSVESEEANTLTLEDISDDDLDLDNTEVDEYFFLQPLTTKKRRALLRASGVKKIDVEEKHELRAIRVSREDCGCDCRLFCDPETCTCSLAGIKCQVDRMSFPCGCTKEGCSNAAGRIEFNPIRVRTHFLHTIMKLELEKSREQQQSSTPGTATVSTPNGNGYHSDTNGHCTVPLTTGQHALEYQVSDSVQQSAMMHLQAVDDMDEALEEEDDEEEEEEEEEEDDEEDDENEEEESSSLCSLSDSSTQSLANSDSEEEDDDVGDVDKEEEFEERLSVAALPHSEVVSSSSVMCYSENTITQENQTNGNAYFINSSAEYYQMENASAASLLAETNQASESYIGDSTLYQDRVNNANRVMPPGAFNMTADHYTDYSQPPEEQYTNHHFSLNNGSTAIVSCCEPQQDKSMPSKGTFHSQSGELNPMEFQNYLNNNTQDAYSTNGNCFVVEQPKKVSHSLSEVPSLADATKGPPVLEPFTEPTPV, from the exons ATGAGTGGAATTTTGAAGAGGAAGTTTGAAGAGGTGGAGGGAGCGTCCCCATGCTCCTCACTGAGGGAGTCAGAGGAGGAGGAGATTTCGAGCAGCGAGAGTGGAGACAGTAGTGACAGCGTCAACCCCTCTGCCTGCCACTTCACAC CCTCGTCTATCCTCAAACGTGAGAAGCGGATGAGGACTCAGAGGGTGCATTTTGAGAAGGTGACGGTGTATTACTTTAGCCGGCGACAGGGCTTTACCAGCGTGCCCAGTCAGGGTGGCAGTACCCTGGGCATGTCGAGTAGACACAGCTCTGTACGGCAATACACCCTGGGTGAGTTTGCCAATGAGCAGGAGCGCATACACAGAGACATGCTGAGGGACCACCTGAAAGAGGAAAAGCTCAACTCCATTAAACTCAGG CTCACCAAAAATGGGTCTGTTGAGTCTGAAGAGGCCAACACTCTTACACTGGAGGATATCTCAGATGATGACCTGGACCTAGACAACACAGAGGTGGATGAGTACTTCTTCCTCCAGCCATTAACCACTAAGAAGCGTCGGGCTCTGCTTCGTGCATCCGGGGTCAAGAAGATCGACGTAGAGGAGAAGCACGAGCTGAGGGCCATCCGAGTGTCACGAGAAGACTGTGGTTGTGACTGCAGACTCTTCTGTGACCCTGAGACCTGCACCTGCAGCCTGGCAGGCATCAAGTGCCAG gtggacCGCATGTCATTCCCATGTGGCTGCACTAAAGAGGGCTGCAGTAATGCAGCTGGGCGGATTGAATTCAATCCTATCCGAGTGCGTACGCACTTCTTGCACACCATCATGAAGCTGGAACTAGAGAAGAGCAGAGAGCAGCAGCAGAGCTCCACCCCTGGTACAGCCACTGTTTCTACCCCTAATGGCAATGGGTACCACAGTGACACTAATGGCCACTGCACCGTCCCTCTCACCACAGGCCAACACGCTCTGGAATATCAGGTTTCTGATTCGGTCCAGCAGAGTGCCATGATGCACCTGCAAGCTGTTGATGACATGGATGAAGCTTTGGAAGAGGAAGACgatgaagaggaggaagaggaggaggaggaagaagatgatGAGGAAGATGATGAAAATGAGGAAGAGGAAAGCAGTAGTTTGTGTAGCCTGTCCGATTCGAGTACACAGAGCCTTGCGAACAGCGACTCAGAAGAGGAAGATGATGATGTCGGCGATGTTGACAAGGAAGAGGAGTTTGAGGAGAGGCTGAGTGTGGCTGCTTTGCCTCACAGTGAGGTGGTTTCTTCATCATCTGTGATGTGCTACAGTGAAAATACAATCACACAAGAAAACCAAACTAACGGCAATGCTTACTTCATCAACTCCTCAGCTGAATATTATCAGATGGAGAATGCTAGTGCAGCTTCACTTTTAGCTGAAACTAACCAGGCTAGCGAGAGCTACATAGGAGATTCAACTTTATATCAAGACAGGGTTAACAATGCCAACAGAGTGATGCCACCGGGAGCCTTTAACATGACCGCTGATCATTACACTGACTATTCACAGCCACCTGAAGAACAATACACCAACCATCATTTCAGTCTCAATAATGGATCCACAGCCATCGTTAGCTGCTGCGAACCACAACAGGACAAAAGCATGCCATCAAAAGGGACCTTCCACAGCCAATCAGGAGAGCTGAATCCAATGGAGTTCCAGAACTATCTGAACAATAACACACAAGATGCATACTCTACTAATGGGAACTGTTTTGTGGTAGAGCAGCCAAAGAAGGTTTCTCATAGCCTTTCTGAAGTTCCATCTTTAGCAGATGCTACAAAAGGACCTCCAGTACTGGAGCCTTTCACTGAGCCGACCCCAGTTTGA